In Streptomyces sp. NBC_00306, a single genomic region encodes these proteins:
- a CDS encoding carbohydrate ABC transporter permease, whose protein sequence is MIDTAPAPVTARTESAAPRRRRIRPGRFGVHAFLMTVSLAFLAPLLLAVYASLRPYDETSQHGYFSLPKKLSFDYYQQAFSDSGMTKYFINTLIIAVPGVIVTLFFASFVAFAVARLNMRGSIVLLMLFTAGNLLPQQVIVTPLYVMFNRIPLPYWMSDSMTMFDSYWAVVSVQVGFQIGFCVFVLANFMRTLPKEILEAAIVDGASVWTQYWRVTLPLCRPALAALGTLQFTWMYNDFLWALVFISDGDKLPITSALNNLRGQFFTDYNLLAAGSVIVALPTLIVFLLLQRHFIAGLTLGSSKG, encoded by the coding sequence ATGATCGACACCGCCCCTGCGCCCGTCACCGCCCGGACCGAGAGCGCCGCGCCCCGCAGGCGCCGGATCCGTCCCGGCCGGTTCGGCGTGCACGCGTTCCTGATGACGGTCTCGCTGGCCTTCCTCGCACCGCTGCTGCTCGCGGTCTACGCCTCACTGAGGCCGTACGACGAGACCTCGCAGCACGGGTACTTCTCGCTGCCGAAGAAGCTCTCGTTCGACTACTACCAACAGGCCTTCAGCGACTCGGGGATGACGAAGTACTTCATCAACACCCTGATCATCGCGGTGCCCGGAGTGATCGTCACCCTCTTCTTCGCCTCCTTCGTGGCCTTCGCCGTGGCGCGCCTGAACATGCGCGGCTCAATCGTGCTGCTGATGCTGTTCACCGCGGGCAACCTGCTGCCGCAGCAGGTCATCGTCACGCCGCTGTACGTGATGTTCAACCGCATCCCGCTGCCCTACTGGATGTCGGACTCGATGACGATGTTCGACTCGTACTGGGCCGTCGTCTCCGTCCAGGTCGGATTCCAGATCGGCTTCTGCGTCTTCGTCCTCGCGAACTTCATGCGCACGCTGCCGAAGGAGATCCTCGAAGCGGCGATCGTGGACGGGGCGAGTGTGTGGACGCAGTACTGGCGCGTCACACTCCCGCTGTGCAGGCCGGCCCTCGCGGCCCTCGGCACACTCCAGTTCACCTGGATGTACAACGACTTCCTGTGGGCGCTGGTCTTCATCTCCGACGGCGACAAGCTCCCGATCACCTCGGCGCTGAACAACCTGCGCGGGCAGTTCTTCACGGACTACAACCTGCTGGCCGCGGGTTCGGTGATCGTGGCGCTGCCCACGCTGATCGTCTTCCTGCTGCTCCAGCGGCACTTCATCGCGGGACTGACACTCGGGTCCAGCAAGGGCTGA
- a CDS encoding TetR/AcrR family transcriptional regulator: MTTIRGARERARIEVTAAIKDEARKQLAAEGASKLSLRAVARELGMVSSALYRYFPSRDDLLTALIVDAYDAVGAAAEAALAGASAAGPADPVARWTAVCSAIRTWALDHPHEYALIYGSPVPGYSAPMDTVGPASRVGLALISVARDAHRADGLALPPLGEALRAEADRLTADIAPDLPAPVVVALVASWSQLFGLISFELFGQFNRVVEERDVFFAHTAARLAHEVGLRSPRVAGA; the protein is encoded by the coding sequence ATGACCACGATCCGTGGGGCCAGGGAACGAGCCCGTATCGAAGTGACCGCCGCCATCAAGGACGAGGCGCGCAAGCAGCTCGCGGCCGAGGGCGCCTCGAAGCTGTCGCTGCGCGCCGTCGCCCGTGAGCTGGGCATGGTCTCCTCCGCCCTCTACCGGTACTTCCCGAGCCGCGACGATCTCCTGACCGCCCTGATCGTGGACGCCTACGACGCGGTGGGTGCAGCCGCCGAGGCTGCGCTCGCCGGTGCGTCCGCCGCCGGACCGGCCGACCCCGTCGCCCGCTGGACCGCGGTCTGTTCCGCCATCCGTACGTGGGCGCTCGACCACCCCCATGAGTACGCCCTGATCTACGGCTCGCCGGTGCCCGGCTACAGCGCGCCCATGGACACCGTCGGACCCGCGTCCCGTGTCGGCCTCGCCCTGATCTCGGTCGCCCGTGACGCCCACCGCGCCGACGGTCTGGCGCTCCCGCCGCTGGGGGAGGCGCTGCGCGCCGAGGCCGACCGGCTCACCGCCGACATCGCCCCCGATCTGCCGGCGCCCGTCGTCGTGGCCCTCGTCGCCTCCTGGTCCCAGCTGTTCGGGCTCATCTCCTTCGAGCTCTTCGGCCAGTTCAACCGTGTCGTCGAGGAACGCGACGTCTTCTTCGCCCACACGGCGGCCCGCCTCGCGCACGAAGTCGGACTGCGGAGCCCGCGGGTCGCCGGAGCCTGA
- a CDS encoding response regulator transcription factor, whose amino-acid sequence MIRVLLADDQLLVRAGFRALLDAQQDIEVAGEAADGEEAVRLVRELTPDVVLMDIRMPLLDGLAATRRITGDERLHDVKVVMLTTFELDEYVFEAIRAGASGFLVKDTEPEELLRAVRAVVAGDALLSPGVTRRLIAEFAARSKEPKDAEGLGELTEREREVMALVGIGLSNEEIARRLVVSPLTAKTHVSRTMVKLGARDRAQLVVLAYESGLVRPGWLG is encoded by the coding sequence GTGATCCGCGTACTGCTCGCCGATGACCAGCTGTTGGTCCGAGCCGGGTTCAGGGCCCTGCTGGACGCCCAGCAGGACATCGAGGTGGCCGGTGAGGCCGCCGACGGCGAGGAGGCGGTGCGGCTGGTGCGCGAACTGACCCCGGACGTCGTGCTGATGGACATCCGGATGCCCCTGCTCGACGGGCTCGCGGCCACCCGCAGGATCACCGGCGACGAGCGGCTCCACGACGTGAAGGTCGTCATGCTGACCACCTTCGAGCTCGACGAGTACGTCTTCGAGGCGATCCGCGCCGGCGCCTCGGGCTTTCTGGTGAAGGACACCGAACCGGAGGAACTGCTGCGCGCGGTACGGGCGGTGGTGGCCGGCGACGCCCTGCTGTCGCCCGGGGTGACGCGGCGTCTGATCGCGGAGTTCGCGGCCCGTTCCAAGGAGCCGAAGGACGCGGAGGGCCTCGGTGAACTCACCGAGCGCGAACGCGAGGTGATGGCCCTGGTCGGTATCGGCCTGTCGAACGAGGAGATCGCGCGCCGGCTGGTCGTCAGTCCTCTGACGGCCAAGACGCACGTCAGCCGCACGATGGTGAAACTGGGGGCCCGCGACCGGGCCCAACTCGTCGTCCTGGCCTATGAGTCGGGGTTGGTGCGGCCCGGCTGGCTGGGCTGA
- a CDS encoding geranylgeranyl reductase family protein: MGHASDREQNHIVSSENGVTGAGEAQEHDETVWDVVVVGAGPAGASAAYAAAVAGRQVLLLEKAELPRYKTCGGGIIGPSRDSLPPGFELPLLDRVHAVTFSMNGKLARTRRSRRMLFGLINRPEFDAGLVEQAQKAGAILRTGVTVSRVEQHGPAVPDRRTVAVVTSDGETVLTRAVVGADGSASRIGAHVGVKLDQVDLGLEAEIPVPASVAEDWAGRVLIDWGPMPGSYGWVFPKGETLTVGVISARGEGAATKRYLEDFIARLGLAGFEPSISSGHLTRCRSDDSPLSRGRVLVCGDAAGLLEPWTREGISFALRSGRLAGEWAVRISEAHDAVDARRQALNYAFAIKAGLGVEMGVGRLMLKIFERRPGLLHAAISGFRPAWKAFADITRGSTTLAGIVRTNGMARRALEALDRRGG, translated from the coding sequence ATGGGGCACGCGTCGGATCGGGAGCAGAACCACATCGTGAGCAGCGAGAACGGTGTCACCGGGGCAGGGGAAGCACAGGAGCACGACGAGACGGTGTGGGACGTGGTCGTCGTCGGCGCCGGGCCCGCGGGGGCATCGGCGGCATACGCGGCGGCGGTGGCCGGCCGTCAGGTGCTGCTGCTGGAGAAGGCCGAACTGCCGCGCTACAAGACCTGCGGCGGCGGCATCATCGGCCCCTCGCGCGACAGCCTGCCGCCCGGCTTCGAGCTGCCTCTGCTCGACCGGGTGCACGCGGTCACCTTCTCGATGAACGGCAAGCTGGCGCGTACGCGCCGGTCCCGGAGGATGCTCTTCGGGCTGATCAACCGGCCGGAGTTCGACGCCGGACTGGTCGAGCAGGCGCAGAAGGCGGGCGCGATTCTGCGCACGGGCGTCACCGTCTCCCGCGTCGAGCAGCACGGGCCCGCGGTCCCCGACCGGCGCACGGTCGCCGTGGTCACGTCGGACGGCGAGACCGTCCTGACCCGCGCGGTCGTGGGAGCCGACGGCAGCGCCAGCCGCATAGGGGCGCATGTCGGTGTGAAGCTCGACCAGGTGGATCTCGGCCTGGAGGCGGAGATCCCGGTGCCCGCGTCGGTGGCGGAGGACTGGGCGGGCCGGGTGCTCATCGACTGGGGCCCGATGCCGGGGAGCTACGGCTGGGTGTTCCCCAAGGGGGAGACGCTCACCGTCGGCGTGATCTCGGCCCGCGGAGAGGGCGCGGCGACCAAGCGCTATCTGGAGGACTTCATCGCCCGGCTGGGACTCGCCGGCTTCGAACCCTCGATCTCCTCCGGACACCTCACCCGGTGCCGCAGCGACGACTCACCGCTGTCCCGGGGCCGGGTGCTGGTGTGCGGCGACGCGGCAGGGCTGCTGGAGCCGTGGACCCGCGAGGGGATCTCCTTCGCGCTGCGCTCGGGCCGGCTCGCGGGGGAGTGGGCGGTACGGATCTCGGAGGCCCACGACGCCGTGGACGCCCGCCGCCAGGCGCTGAACTACGCCTTCGCGATCAAGGCCGGTCTCGGTGTCGAGATGGGCGTCGGACGGCTGATGCTGAAGATCTTCGAGCGCCGTCCCGGGCTGCTGCACGCGGCCATCAGCGGCTTCCGTCCGGCGTGGAAGGCGTTCGCGGACATCACCCGCGGTTCGACGACGCTCGCCGGCATCGTGCGGACGAACGGGATGGCCCGGCGGGCGCTGGAGGCGCTGGACCGGCGCGGGGGCTGA
- a CDS encoding dipeptidase gives MTADPIAETVASLLPRAKAELTELVAFPSVADPAQFPRSGCEAAANWCADALRSEGFQDVAVLDTPDGTQSVYGYLPGPAGAPTVLLYAHYDVQPPLDLDAWVTPPFELTERDGRWFGRGAADCKGGFIMHLLALRALKANGGVPVNIKVIVEGSEEQGTGGLEQYAEAHPELLSADTIVIGDAGNFRLGLPTVTATLRGMTLVRVQVDTLEGNLHSGQFGGAAPDALAALIRVLDSLRAEDGSTTVDGLAGEATWEGLQYPEADFRRDAKVLDGVGLIGSGSVADRIWARPAVTVLGIDCPPVVGATPSVQAGARALISLRVPPGQDAAQATKLLAAHLEAHTPWGARVVVEQTGQGQAFQADVSSPAYAAMADAMRLAYPGEEMQTAGMGGSIPLCNTLAALYPESEILLIGLSEPEAQIHAVNESVSPEELERLSVAEAHFLVNYAASKQG, from the coding sequence ATGACCGCCGATCCGATAGCCGAGACCGTCGCATCCCTGCTGCCCCGCGCCAAGGCGGAGCTCACGGAGCTGGTGGCCTTCCCGTCGGTGGCGGATCCCGCGCAGTTCCCCCGGAGCGGGTGCGAGGCCGCGGCGAACTGGTGCGCCGACGCCCTGCGGTCCGAGGGTTTCCAGGACGTCGCCGTGCTCGACACCCCCGACGGCACCCAGTCGGTGTACGGGTACCTGCCCGGCCCGGCCGGTGCGCCCACCGTCCTGCTGTACGCGCACTACGACGTCCAGCCGCCGCTGGACCTCGACGCCTGGGTGACCCCGCCCTTCGAGCTGACCGAGCGCGACGGCCGCTGGTTCGGCCGCGGTGCCGCCGACTGCAAGGGCGGCTTCATCATGCATCTCCTCGCCCTGCGCGCCCTCAAGGCGAACGGCGGGGTGCCGGTGAACATCAAGGTGATCGTCGAGGGTTCGGAGGAGCAGGGCACGGGCGGGCTGGAGCAGTACGCCGAGGCTCACCCCGAGCTGCTGAGCGCCGACACCATCGTCATCGGCGACGCCGGCAACTTCCGTCTGGGGCTGCCGACGGTGACCGCCACCCTGCGCGGCATGACCCTGGTGCGTGTCCAGGTCGACACCCTCGAAGGCAATCTGCACTCCGGCCAGTTCGGCGGCGCCGCCCCGGACGCCCTGGCCGCGCTCATCCGCGTGCTGGACTCGCTGCGCGCCGAGGACGGCTCGACGACAGTGGACGGTCTGGCCGGCGAGGCGACGTGGGAGGGGCTTCAGTATCCGGAGGCCGACTTCCGCCGGGACGCCAAGGTGCTGGACGGCGTCGGGCTGATCGGTTCCGGATCGGTCGCGGACCGTATCTGGGCGCGCCCGGCCGTCACCGTCCTCGGCATCGACTGCCCGCCCGTCGTGGGCGCGACGCCGTCCGTGCAGGCGGGCGCTCGCGCGCTGATCAGTCTGCGGGTGCCGCCTGGCCAGGACGCGGCGCAGGCGACGAAGCTGCTGGCCGCGCATCTGGAGGCGCACACACCGTGGGGTGCTCGGGTCGTCGTGGAGCAGACCGGTCAGGGCCAGGCCTTCCAGGCGGACGTCTCCAGCCCGGCGTACGCGGCGATGGCCGACGCGATGCGGCTCGCCTACCCGGGTGAGGAGATGCAGACCGCCGGCATGGGCGGCTCCATCCCGCTCTGCAACACGCTCGCCGCGCTGTACCCGGAGTCGGAGATCCTGCTGATCGGGCTGAGCGAGCCGGAGGCGCAGATCCACGCGGTGAACGAGTCCGTGTCGCCCGAGGAACTGGAGCGGCTGTCCGTCGCCGAGGCGCACTTCCTCGTCAACTACGCGGCGTCCAAGCAGGGCTGA
- a CDS encoding sensor histidine kinase, whose translation MDEQHTRARGGGPPWVRRPGGEPPPPLRLWEARRNAQVIPWPSTLALAVFVFVGSRYAAMGQPDRVSLDALARVLLLAGPAVLLLRNRWPVVSVFGVCAVTLVYFALGYPYGPVFISVAVGAFAAVTSGHRRAAWWAVGGLWAGHLLVAHWLYRYLPPGKDDAAPWGQELVIAAWVVAILAASELVRVRREVWARERVERAAAEKRRADEERLRIARELHDVLAHSISVINVQAGVGLALLDSDPEQARTALTTIKAASKEALGEVRQVLDTLRTPGDAPRAPAPGLDRLPELVDQAASAGLTVEIETEGTPIPLSPGTDLAAFRIVQEGLTNVVRHSGSRAARVRIAYAPGRLDLRIDDDGPATGSEAGGSGNGLAGMRERAAALGGTIEAGPRADGGFRVRAVLPVQPKETM comes from the coding sequence ATGGATGAGCAGCACACGCGTGCCCGGGGCGGCGGTCCCCCCTGGGTGCGGCGTCCGGGGGGAGAACCGCCACCACCGTTGCGTCTGTGGGAGGCGCGCCGCAACGCTCAGGTGATTCCCTGGCCTTCGACCCTGGCCCTCGCCGTCTTCGTGTTCGTCGGCTCGCGCTACGCCGCGATGGGCCAGCCGGACCGGGTGAGTCTCGACGCGCTCGCACGCGTCCTCCTGCTCGCGGGCCCGGCCGTCCTGCTGCTCCGCAACCGGTGGCCCGTCGTCTCCGTCTTCGGCGTCTGCGCCGTCACCCTCGTCTACTTCGCTTTGGGCTACCCGTACGGACCGGTCTTCATCTCCGTCGCGGTCGGCGCCTTCGCCGCGGTGACCTCCGGCCACCGGCGTGCGGCCTGGTGGGCCGTCGGAGGGCTGTGGGCCGGGCATCTGCTCGTCGCGCACTGGCTCTACCGGTATCTGCCCCCGGGCAAGGACGACGCGGCGCCGTGGGGGCAGGAACTGGTGATCGCCGCCTGGGTGGTGGCTATCCTCGCCGCCTCGGAGCTCGTCCGCGTCCGGCGCGAGGTCTGGGCACGCGAGCGCGTGGAGCGGGCGGCCGCCGAGAAGCGCCGCGCCGACGAGGAGCGGCTGCGCATCGCGCGCGAACTGCACGACGTGCTCGCGCACTCGATCTCGGTCATCAACGTCCAGGCGGGTGTCGGTCTCGCGCTCCTCGACTCCGACCCCGAGCAGGCACGGACCGCACTCACCACCATCAAGGCGGCCAGCAAGGAGGCGTTGGGCGAGGTCCGTCAGGTGCTGGACACGCTGCGTACGCCCGGAGACGCCCCGCGTGCACCGGCTCCGGGACTCGACCGGCTCCCCGAACTCGTCGACCAGGCCGCGAGCGCCGGCCTCACCGTGGAGATCGAGACGGAGGGGACGCCGATCCCGCTGTCGCCCGGTACCGATCTCGCGGCCTTCCGGATCGTGCAGGAAGGCCTCACCAACGTGGTGCGGCACTCGGGTTCGCGCGCCGCGCGGGTGCGGATCGCCTACGCGCCCGGCCGGCTCGACCTCCGCATCGACGACGACGGACCGGCCACCGGCTCCGAGGCAGGCGGGAGCGGCAACGGGCTGGCGGGAATGCGGGAGCGGGCCGCCGCGCTGGGTGGCACGATCGAGGCGGGTCCGCGCGCCGACGGCGGGTTCCGCGTCCGGGCCGTCCTTCCCGTGCAGCCGAAGGAGACGATGTGA
- a CDS encoding NUDIX hydrolase has product MIVWVNGAFGAGKTTTARELIDLIPNSTLYDPELTGGGLRRLLPPKRLAEVSDYQDLPIWRRLVVDTAAAVLAELGGVLVVPMTLLRQEYRDEIFGGLASRRIPVRHVLLRPDETILRERIATREEPDIPDAEQRVRQWALDHIEPYLAALDWIREDALVVDNGSLDPRSTAQRIADAVSSGEAPVCEIVQTPEPTAETLAAGVLLFDEEDRVLLVDPTYKPGWEFPGGVVERGEAPAQAGMREVEEELGIQLDRVPSLLVVDWEPPRPPGYGGLRLLFDGGRLQGRVAGRVLLPGSELRGWRFVGEQEAAHLLPPTRYERLRWALRARERGTVLNLEAGVPVG; this is encoded by the coding sequence GTGATCGTCTGGGTCAACGGTGCGTTCGGAGCGGGCAAGACCACCACCGCGCGCGAACTGATCGACCTGATCCCGAACAGCACGCTGTACGACCCCGAACTCACCGGCGGCGGACTCCGCCGGCTGCTGCCGCCGAAGCGGCTCGCCGAGGTGAGCGACTACCAGGACCTGCCGATCTGGCGGCGGCTCGTCGTGGACACCGCGGCGGCCGTGCTCGCCGAGCTCGGCGGTGTTCTCGTGGTGCCCATGACGCTCCTGCGACAGGAGTACCGCGACGAGATCTTCGGCGGCCTCGCGTCCCGTCGGATCCCGGTCCGGCATGTGCTTCTCCGCCCGGATGAAACGATCCTGCGCGAGCGGATAGCCACCCGCGAAGAGCCGGACATACCGGATGCCGAGCAGCGGGTCCGGCAGTGGGCCCTCGACCACATCGAGCCGTACCTCGCGGCCCTCGACTGGATCCGCGAGGACGCGCTGGTCGTCGACAACGGCAGCCTGGACCCCCGCAGCACGGCGCAGCGGATCGCCGACGCGGTCAGCAGTGGTGAGGCCCCGGTCTGCGAGATCGTGCAGACCCCGGAACCGACAGCCGAGACGCTGGCCGCCGGTGTGCTGCTCTTCGACGAGGAGGACCGGGTGCTCCTCGTCGACCCCACCTACAAGCCGGGCTGGGAGTTCCCCGGCGGTGTCGTGGAGCGCGGCGAGGCTCCCGCGCAGGCCGGGATGCGCGAGGTCGAGGAAGAGCTCGGCATCCAACTCGACCGGGTGCCCAGCCTGCTGGTGGTCGACTGGGAGCCGCCGAGGCCGCCCGGGTACGGCGGGCTGCGGCTGCTCTTCGACGGCGGACGGCTGCAGGGCCGGGTGGCCGGACGGGTCCTGCTGCCCGGGTCCGAGCTGCGCGGCTGGCGCTTCGTGGGCGAACAGGAGGCCGCCCACCTGCTGCCGCCCACTCGTTACGAGCGGCTGCGCTGGGCCCTGCGGGCGCGCGAGCGGGGGACGGTGCTGAACCTGGAAGCGGGCGTTCCCGTCGGCTGA
- a CDS encoding PASTA domain-containing protein: MTWNQQPTAPYQAVAPAPKPGWARKRVVIPSAVGLFFFGVVVGSAGGETRTTTTAANPAPTVTATVTAKAAEPAVAEPEAPAAKTAAPKTTAPKPAVAPPDAKAPADERAKVLDFVGMGLQEAQDSAQAEGFFILTSHDSTGAGRMQVFDRNWKVCSQSVAAGRTVDVGTELDFGTVKLSESCP; encoded by the coding sequence ATGACCTGGAACCAGCAGCCGACCGCCCCGTATCAGGCGGTGGCGCCGGCGCCCAAGCCCGGTTGGGCACGTAAACGCGTCGTCATTCCGTCCGCCGTCGGGCTGTTCTTCTTCGGCGTCGTCGTCGGCTCGGCGGGCGGCGAGACCAGGACGACCACCACGGCCGCGAATCCCGCGCCGACGGTGACCGCCACCGTGACGGCGAAGGCCGCGGAACCGGCGGTCGCCGAGCCGGAGGCGCCCGCCGCGAAGACCGCGGCGCCGAAGACGACGGCACCGAAGCCCGCCGTCGCTCCCCCGGACGCCAAGGCGCCCGCCGACGAGCGGGCCAAGGTCCTGGACTTCGTCGGCATGGGCCTCCAGGAGGCCCAGGACTCCGCCCAGGCGGAGGGCTTCTTCATCCTGACGTCCCACGACAGCACCGGGGCCGGCCGGATGCAGGTCTTCGACCGGAACTGGAAGGTGTGCTCGCAGAGCGTCGCGGCGGGCAGGACCGTCGACGTCGGTACCGAACTGGACTTCGGCACGGTCAAGTTGAGCGAGTCCTGCCCCTGA
- a CDS encoding carbohydrate ABC transporter permease, translated as MPLNTPRRAVRRGPRRFTRRDLAVMGVLLGIPILLDVAIVWGPTLASVVLSFTSWDGIGDISWAGTKNYENLFTNYPAFWPAARHNLLWLAFLGLVATPFGLLLAVLIDRGVRFSRFYQSTLYMPVVLSLAVVGFIAQLVFSRDQGALNAILANTDNPTDWLGDPDLNIWMILLAAAWRHIGYVMILYLAGLKAVDPSLKEAASIDGAGEAQTFFRVVFPTLRPVNVIVGVITVIEALRAFDIVYAVNKGRNGLELLSVLVTDNIIGEASRIGFGSAIAVVLLLFSMGFVVTFLVQEIRGEKNR; from the coding sequence GTGCCGCTGAACACTCCGCGGCGCGCCGTACGACGAGGGCCGCGGCGCTTCACCCGCCGCGACCTCGCCGTGATGGGCGTGCTACTGGGCATACCGATCCTGCTCGACGTGGCCATTGTCTGGGGGCCGACGCTGGCCTCCGTCGTGCTGTCCTTCACCAGCTGGGACGGCATCGGGGACATCTCGTGGGCCGGCACGAAGAACTACGAGAACCTGTTCACGAACTACCCCGCCTTCTGGCCGGCCGCGCGCCACAATCTGCTCTGGCTGGCCTTCCTCGGGCTGGTCGCCACCCCGTTCGGACTGCTGCTGGCCGTCCTCATCGACCGGGGGGTGCGGTTCAGCAGGTTCTACCAGTCCACGCTGTACATGCCGGTGGTGCTCTCGCTCGCCGTCGTCGGATTCATCGCCCAACTGGTCTTCTCCCGCGACCAGGGCGCACTCAACGCGATCCTCGCGAACACCGACAACCCGACGGACTGGCTCGGCGACCCGGACCTGAACATCTGGATGATCCTGCTGGCGGCGGCCTGGCGGCACATCGGCTACGTGATGATCCTGTACCTGGCCGGCTTGAAGGCGGTCGATCCCTCGCTCAAGGAGGCGGCGTCGATCGACGGTGCCGGTGAGGCGCAGACGTTCTTCCGCGTCGTCTTCCCGACGCTCCGACCCGTCAACGTGATCGTCGGCGTGATCACCGTGATCGAGGCCCTGCGCGCCTTCGACATCGTCTACGCCGTCAACAAGGGCCGCAACGGCCTGGAGCTGCTGTCCGTACTCGTCACCGACAACATCATCGGCGAGGCCAGCCGGATCGGGTTCGGCTCCGCCATCGCCGTGGTGCTGCTGCTGTTCTCCATGGGATTCGTCGTGACGTTCCTGGTCCAGGAGATCCGTGGGGAGAAGAACCGATGA
- a CDS encoding nitroreductase family deazaflavin-dependent oxidoreductase translates to MSQTHYIKPGRLDTIINGSIAWLARRGISLMGTAELSVRGRTSGEWRSIPVNPLPYEGGPYLISARGHSQWVRNLRAAGGGRLQLGRKTQHFTAVELADEEKPTLLRTYLERWGWEVGRFFGDVNAKSTDEELLAAAHKHPVFRLTVTD, encoded by the coding sequence ATGTCGCAGACGCACTACATCAAGCCCGGCCGCCTCGACACCATCATCAACGGCTCGATCGCCTGGCTCGCCCGCCGGGGCATCAGCCTCATGGGCACCGCGGAGCTCTCCGTCCGCGGCCGTACGAGCGGTGAATGGAGAAGCATCCCGGTCAACCCCCTCCCCTACGAGGGCGGGCCCTATCTGATCTCCGCCCGCGGCCACTCGCAGTGGGTGCGCAATCTGCGGGCCGCCGGCGGTGGCCGCCTGCAGCTCGGCCGCAAGACCCAGCACTTCACCGCCGTCGAGCTCGCCGACGAGGAGAAGCCCACCCTGCTCCGTACGTACCTCGAGCGCTGGGGCTGGGAGGTCGGACGCTTCTTCGGCGACGTGAACGCCAAGTCCACGGACGAGGAGCTGCTCGCCGCGGCCCACAAGCACCCGGTCTTCCGGCTCACCGTGACCGACTGA
- a CDS encoding ABC transporter substrate-binding protein, whose amino-acid sequence MSRRNLLRGAAAGAGAIALPSLLAACGSGPGGDGKTVTMGSNSSDPVPKKAFADAFAAYEKQSKEKRKIKVNTVDHNTFQENINRYLQGKPDDVFMWFAGYRMQFFAKKGLLHDISDNWEGYQGFSAALKAQSTGEDGKQYLTPYYYYPWAVFHRKSVFQQFGYTAPKTLDEYIALAKQMQKDKLVPIAFCDKDGWPAMGTFDYINMRTNGYEFHKSLMAGKEAWTDKRVKDVFDTWRSLLPYCQPAANGRTWQEAATSLQKKETGMAVFGLPHPGAQFPKAEQADIDFFPFPEINPEHGQDAVEAPIDGFLLAKKSKNLKNDQTMESAKDLLKWLATGKAEDIYLASDPNNIAVNDQADISRYTDIQKKAVELVSGAKQISQFLDRDTRPDFSSTVMIPAIQTFINKPKDVDGLVNSIERQKKSIFASEG is encoded by the coding sequence ATGTCCCGACGGAACCTGCTGCGCGGCGCCGCGGCGGGTGCGGGTGCGATCGCGCTGCCCTCACTGCTCGCCGCGTGCGGCAGTGGTCCGGGCGGGGACGGCAAGACCGTCACCATGGGATCCAATTCGTCCGACCCCGTGCCGAAGAAGGCCTTCGCGGACGCGTTCGCCGCGTACGAGAAGCAGTCCAAGGAGAAGCGGAAGATCAAGGTCAACACCGTTGACCACAACACCTTCCAGGAGAACATCAACCGCTATCTGCAGGGCAAGCCGGACGATGTCTTCATGTGGTTCGCGGGCTACCGCATGCAGTTCTTCGCGAAGAAGGGCCTCCTGCACGACATCAGCGACAACTGGGAGGGCTACCAGGGCTTCTCGGCGGCGCTGAAGGCCCAGTCGACGGGCGAGGACGGCAAGCAGTACCTCACGCCGTACTACTACTACCCGTGGGCGGTCTTCCACCGGAAGAGCGTCTTCCAGCAGTTCGGCTACACGGCGCCAAAGACGCTCGACGAGTACATAGCCCTCGCCAAGCAGATGCAGAAGGACAAGCTCGTTCCCATCGCCTTCTGCGACAAGGACGGCTGGCCGGCGATGGGCACGTTCGACTACATCAACATGCGGACCAACGGCTACGAGTTCCACAAGAGCCTGATGGCCGGCAAGGAGGCGTGGACCGACAAGCGCGTCAAGGACGTCTTCGACACCTGGCGCAGCCTTCTTCCGTACTGCCAGCCCGCGGCCAACGGCCGTACCTGGCAGGAAGCCGCCACCAGCCTCCAGAAGAAGGAGACGGGCATGGCGGTGTTCGGACTCCCGCACCCCGGCGCCCAGTTCCCGAAGGCGGAGCAGGCCGACATCGACTTCTTCCCGTTCCCGGAGATCAACCCGGAGCACGGTCAGGACGCGGTCGAGGCCCCCATCGACGGCTTCCTGCTGGCGAAGAAGTCCAAGAACCTCAAGAACGACCAGACCATGGAGAGCGCGAAGGACCTGCTGAAGTGGCTGGCCACGGGCAAGGCCGAGGACATCTACCTCGCCAGTGACCCCAACAACATCGCGGTCAACGACCAGGCCGACATCTCCCGGTACACCGACATCCAGAAGAAGGCCGTCGAACTCGTCTCCGGCGCCAAGCAGATCTCGCAGTTCCTGGACCGCGACACCCGGCCCGACTTCTCCTCGACGGTGATGATCCCGGCCATCCAGACCTTCATCAACAAGCCGAAGGACGTGGACGGGTTGGTCAACAGCATCGAGCGGCAGAAGAAGAGCATTTTCGCCTCCGAAGGCTGA